The DNA sequence TGCACCGGAAGGTGGCCGAAGCGGGCTGCCGCGTGGTGCACGAACCTCGCGCCCTCACCGGCCCGGGCGGCGGCTACGGCTTCCGCTTCTTCAGCCCCGATGGCCTGCCCTTCGAAATCTCCGCCGATGTGCAGCGGCTGGAAAAGCGGGCGATGGAACGCTGGGAAGGCATGCCGGTGCAGATCAGCCATATCGTGCTGCATTCGCCCGATCATCACGCGGCGGTGCGGTTCTTCTGCGATGTGCTGGGCTTCCGCGTGTCCGACTGGCTCGGCGATTTCATGTGCTTCCTGCGCTGCAACTCGGCGCATCATCGCATCGCCCTGCTGCCGGGGCCGCCCTGCCTGAACCATGTCGCCTATGACATGCTGACGGTGGACGATATGTTCCGCGGCGCCAGCCGGCTGCGCAAACGCGGGACGGACATTCTCTGGGGGCCCGGCCGGCACACGGCGGGCGACAACACCTTCAGCTATTTCTGCACGCCC is a window from the Altererythrobacter sp. B11 genome containing:
- a CDS encoding VOC family protein encodes the protein MSRVTEIRYVGYGVRDFDTERKFYAEDWGLVEVAAEEGAAWFKTHGHDEHHVVRLHKSAVDCVEVIALAADSRADVDDLHRKVAEAGCRVVHEPRALTGPGGGYGFRFFSPDGLPFEISADVQRLEKRAMERWEGMPVQISHIVLHSPDHHAAVRFFCDVLGFRVSDWLGDFMCFLRCNSAHHRIALLPGPPCLNHVAYDMLTVDDMFRGASRLRKRGTDILWGPGRHTAGDNTFSYFCTPGGFPVEYTSGMEEVDFETHEGKVHEPAPGVMDQWGIGVGGPQTMPKPAPDPCLFQSAEF